The nucleotide sequence CACGAAGGAGATCCTCAAGGGCGTCGACCTGACCGTGAAGCAGGGCGAGACGCACGCCATCATGGGCCCCAACGGCTCCGGCAAGTCGACCCTCGCCTACTCGCTCGCGGGCCACCCGAAGTACACGATCACCAGCGGCACCGTCACCCTCGACGGCGAGGACGTCCTGGAGATGTCCGTCGACGAGCGCGCACGCGCGGGCCTGTTCCTGGCGATGCAGTACCCGGTCGAAATCCCCGGCGTCTCGGTCTCCAACTTCCTGCGCACCTCCGCCACCGCCATCCGCGGCGAGGCCCCCAAGCTCCGCCTGTGGGTCAAGGAGGTCAAGGAGGCCATGCAGCGCCTGAACATGGACCCCGCCTTCGCCGAGCGCAACGTCAACGAGGGCTTCTCCGGCGGCGAGAAGAAGCGCCACGAGATCCTCCAGCTCGAACTGCTCCGGCCGAAGATCGCGATCCTCGACGAGACGGACTCCGGTCTGGACGTCGACGCGCTGCGCATCGTGTCGGAGGGCGTGAACCGCGTCCGCGAGACCGGTGACGTCGGCACCCTGCTGATCACCCACTACACGCGCATCCTGCGCTACATCAAGCCCGACCACGTGCACGTGTTCGCGAACGGCCGTATCGCCGAGTCCGGCGGCCCGGAGCTCGCCGACCAGCTCGAGGCCGAGGGCTACGACAAGTACGTGAAGGGTGGCGCATCCGCGTGACACAGCTGCCGGGCCTCCTCGACACCGAGGCGATCCGCAAGGACTTCCCCATCCTGGACCGCCAGGTCCACGACGGTAAGAAGCTCGTGTACCTGGACAACGCGGCGACCTCGCAGAAGCCGCGCCAGGTGCTGGACGCCCTGAACGAGTACTACGAGTGCTACAACGCCAACGTCCACCGCGGTGTGCATGTGCTCGCCGAGGAGGCCACGGCGCTGTACGAGGGCGCGCGCGACAAGGCCGCCGCGTTCATCAACGCGCCCAGCCGCAACGAGGTGATCTTCACCAAGAACGCCTCCGAGTCGCTGAACCTCGTGGCGAACATGCTCGGCTGGGCCGACGAGCCCTACCGGGTGGACGCCGAGACCGAGATCGTCATCACGGAGATGGAGCACCACTCCAACATCGTGCCGTGGCAGCTGCTCTCGCAGCGCACGGGCGCGAAGCTGAAGTGGTTCGGGCTGACCGACGACGGCCGCCTCGACCTCTCCAACATCGAAGAGGTCATCACGGAGAAGACGAAGATCGTCTCCTTCGTGCTGGTCTCCAACATCCTCGGCACCGTCAACCCCGTCGAGGCGATAGTGCGCCGGGCGCAGGAGGTCGGTGCGCTGGTCTGCATCGACGCCTCGCAGGCCGCGCCGCACATGCCGCTGGACGTGCAGGCGCTCCAGGCCGACTTCGTGGCCTTCACCGGCCACAAGATGTGCGGTCCGACGGGCATCGGTGTGCTCTGGGGCCGCCAGGAGCTTCTGGAGGACCTGCCTCCGTTCCTTGGCGGCGGCGAGATGATCGAGACGGTGTCGATGCACTCGTCGACGTACGCCCCCGCCCCGCACAAGTTCGAGGCGGGTACCCCGCCGATCGCGCAGGCGGTCGGCCTGGGAGCGGCGATCGACTACCTGAACTCGATCGGCATGGACAAGATCCTCGCCCACGAGCACGCGATCACCGAGTACGCGGTGAAGCGGCTGGCGGAGGTCCCGGACCTCAGGATCATCGGCCCCCCCACGGCCGAGGACCGGGGCGCGGCGATCTCCTTCACGCTCGGCGACATCCACCCGCACGACGTGGGCCAGGTCCTCGACGAGCAGGGCATCGCGGTCCGGGTCGGCCACCACTGCGCCCGCCCCGTCTGCCTGCGCTACGGAATTCCCGCGACCACCCGAGCGTCGTTCTATCTGTACTCCACCCCGGCCGAGGTCGACGCCCTGGTCGAAGGCCTGGAGCACGTACGGAACTTCTTCGGCTGAGGGGACGAGCGATCGCATGAAGCTGGATTCGATGTACCAGGAAGTCATCCTGGACCACTACAAGCACCCGCACGGGCGGGGCTTGCGGGACGGTGACGCCGAGGTGCACCACGTGAACCCCACGTGCGGCGACGAGATCACCCTGAGAGTGAAGTACGACGGCACGACCGTGCGGGACGTCTCGTACGAGGGCCAGGGCTGTTCGATCAGCCAGGCATCGGCCTCCGTACTGAACGACCTCCTCGTCGGTAAGGACCTCGCGGACGCGCGGCGGATCCAGGAGACCTTCCTGGAGCTGATGCAGTCCAAGGGGAAGATCGAGCCGGACGACGCGATGGAGGAGGTGCTGGAGGACGCGGTCGCGTTCGCCGGTGTCTCCAAATACCCCGCCCGGGTCAAGTGCGCCCTCCTCAGCTGGATGGCGTGGAAGGACGCGACGGCCCAGGCGCTGGGCGCCGACGCCGACGTCGAAAGGAAGACGGCATGAGCGAGACCCTGGAGATGAAGCCGGCCTCCGAGGAGGAGGTCCGCGAGGCCCTGTACGACGTAGTGGACCCGGAACTGGGCATCGACGTCGTCAACCTCGGACTCATCTACGGCATCCACATCGACGACGCGAACATCGCGACGATCGACATGACCCTGACCTCCGCGGCCTGCCCGCTGACGGACGTCATCGAGGACCAGGCCAAGTCCGCCACGGACGGCATCGTCAACGAACTCCGCATCAACTGGGTCTGGATGCCCCCGTGGGGCCCCGACAAGATCACCGACGACGGTCGCGAGCAGCTCAGGGCGCTCGGGTTCAACGTCTGAGACCAGTGACATGGGTGTGGCCCCCGGCGATGCGCCGGGGGCCACACCCATGTGCGGGTTTCACGCCGTTCAGCCGAGACCCTTCACCAGGCGGAAGAAGAAGTCCTGCCGGCCGGTCGTGTTGTAGCCGTACGGGTCCAGCACCAGCTCGTAGTTCTTGTGGCGCAGAAAACGGTCGGGGTAGTTCACCGACTGGAGCATCACGGCGTCCGAGTACGGGGACTGCGAGGGGCAGAAGGTGGCGTCCTGCCGGAAGAGTTCCGAGCCGTCGTTGCTGCCGACCCGGAGCCGGAAGTTCTGATGCCGGACATAGCGGCCGTCCGACATCTTGAAGGAGTAGCAGGAGGATTTGGCGAGGCCGGAGACGACCGCGAAGGACGAGTCCTCCCGGGTCTCGCTTCCGCTGTACGAGCCCACCGAGTCGAGCCGGATCGCGCCCCCGCTCAGATGCCAGTACCGGTCCGAGTAGTTGACCGCCTGGACGGACTGCCGGGAGGTAGAGGTGGACGGCCGCTTCGTGGGTGACGTCGTCTTCGACGGCTCGGCGGTCGGCTTCGAGCCGCCCTGCTGCTTGTCGTCGGAGGAGTCGGAGTCCTTGGAACCGGAGTCCTTGTCCTTGTCCTTGTCTCCGTCGGAGCCTTGCGGTTCCGACAGGCCGCTCTTGCCGTCCGGTGCCGAGGTCGCGGGGGGCGACTCGGGCGGGAGGGAGACGGTGGGGATGACCCGGTCGTCGGCGGCCGTGGTACGGCCGTTCTTCTCTGACGAGTCGTCAGGTCCCGAGCCCTGCAGGGTGATCGCGGTCACGCAGGAGGAGACCACGGCAAGGGCGAGGGCTCCGGCCAGCCAGAGGCGGCGCGTGCCCGGTATGCGGGTGTCGTTCGGGGCGACCCCCGTCTCCCACACCTTCGCGGATCTGAGCACCGGAAGGTTGGGCGGGGTCTGGTCCGGATCAGGTCCGGGCTTTGTCGGCGGCATGCGCAGTTCCCTCGGCGTCGCCCAGGCGGACGCGAATTCGTCATGCGGATCAGGGAGGGTGTTACGTGTCACCGATGTGTGAAAACCCTGGCGGTCGTCACGCATCCGGGAGATTGACCGTTGAAACAGTAGTTCACCAAGTGGCGCCCGGGGACCCTTTCAGTGAGCGCTTCCATAACGGAACGGCCCCGAAAGAAGGGCCTCTTGGCGGTCGAGGGCGGCCAATTCCGCCCATAAGTACGCCTGTACACCCGATGTGTACAACCGTACGCATGATGTGTACGATCGTACACATGGGATATCTGTTGCTCGCCGGCGCCATAGCCGCCGAAGTGGCCGCCACCACCGCCATGAAGTACAGCGAGGGGTTCAGCAAGTTGTGGCCCTCGCTGGTCACCGGTGTGGGGTACCTCGTCTCTTTCGTCCTGCTCGCCCAGGCGCTGAAGTCGATGTCGATCGGCACGGCGTACGCGATCTGGTCCGGCGTCGGCACCGCCGCCGTCGCCGCGCTCGGGCTGGTGCTCTTCGGGGAGGGGCTGAGCGTCCCCAAAGTCGCCGGAATCGTGCTGATCATCGCGGGAGTGGTGGTGCTGAACCTGGGAGGCGCCCACTGATGGCCCGGCGTTACGACCCCGACCGGCGCCAGCGGATCATCGCCGCGGCGATCCGGGTCGTGGGAGACAAGGGCATCGCCGGGCTCAGCCACCGGACCGTCGCCGCCGAGGCGGACGTCCCGCTCGGCTCGACGACGTACCACTTCAAGACCCTCGACGATCTGATGGTCGCCGCCCTGCGGCAGGCCAACGAGGGGTTCGCGAAGACCGTCGCCGCACGCGACGCCCTGCGGGACCCCGGCACCGACCTCGCCACGGAACTGGCCGCCCTGGGCGGCGAATGGTTCGCCGGTGACCGGACGGGCCTGGAGGTGGAGTACGAGCTCTACCTCGCCGCCCTGCGCACGCCCGCCCTGCGGCCCGTCGCCGACGAGTGGGGCCGGGCCTTCGCCGACTCGCTCGCCCGCCGCACCGACCCGGTGACCGCGCGGGCGCTGGTCGCCCTGATCGACGGCATCTGTCTGCAGGTACTGCTGACGGGGGCGCCCTACGACGAGGAGTACGCGCGGGAGGTGCTGGCACGGGTGATCCCCTGAGGAACCCGGCGGCGCACGGCGTGAACCTTTCTCGGTCCATCGGGCAACAGGAGGTGACAGGAACACGGCTGAGCAGAGGGGCGGGCTTGTGACGAGCAGGGGGAGAACCTGGTGAGCGGACCACCGCCGCAGGCACAGGCGCAGGGAGAGACGCAGGGAGAGGACGACGCCGAGGTCGTCGCCCAGTCGCTGGAACAGCCCGAGCTGTTCGCGCGGCTCTACGACCGCTACGCGCCGGACATTCACCGGTACGTGGCCCGGCGGCTCGGTGACGGCATGGCCGACGACCTCACCGCCGACACCTTCCTCACGGCGTTCCGCATCCGCGGCCGCTACGACCGGACCCACGCCAACGCCCGCCCCTGGTTGTACGGCATCGCGGGCAACCTCATCGGCAAGCACCGGCGAACCGAGGTGCGGGCCCTCAAGGCGCTGGCCCGCACCGGCCACGACCCGGTCGCGGCGTCCTGGAGCCAGACCTGGGTCGAAGAGACCGACAGCCGGGTGGCCGCGCAGGGACCGCTCGCCGGGGCGCTGGCGGCGCTCCCGGCGGGGGACCGGCACGTGCTGCTGCTCGTCGCCTGGGCCGACCTCGGCTATCAGGAGGTCGCCCAGGCCCTGGACATCCCGGTGGGAACGGTCCGCTCGCGGCTCAACCGCGCGCGGCGCAAGGTGCGTACGGCATTGGGAGCCGATCCGGCGTTCGTCGGTGACGCGGCGGAGGTGGTCTGACGTGGATGAGCTGACCGAAGTGCGGGAGCTGCGTGCCGGGGCACCGGCCCCCGACCGGGCCCGGCTGGCGCCCGGCCGCGCCCGGCTGCTGGACACGGCGCGGGCCGGTGGACGGGGGCGCCGGGTGTGGGCGCGGCCGAGGTTCGTCATCGTCGAGGTCGCGGCGGCGGTGACGGTGGTGGCGGTGACCGCGTCGTTGCTGGTGGGTGGTGAGGAGAACCACGGGTGGACCGCACCGGCGGCGCTGACCGAGGCCGACCTGAAGGGGATGGGCGCGGCGGAGTTGCTGGAGCGGGCGGCGGGGGCCGTGGAGGGGCAGCCGACGGTTCCGGAGCCGAGGGCGAAGCAGTGGGTCTACACCAAGGACACGGACGAGGGCGAGGCTGCGGCGCTGGACCCCAAGACGCTGGAGGAGTACGGGGAGTGGTCGTACCTCGGCGAGAACTGGATCCGCTTCGATGGCGTCAAGCGCGCGAGCCAGCAGCGTGACCCCTTCGGCAAGCGGATCAAGGTGAACGTCAACGACGCGGACCCTGAGCAGGGCGCCGACCGTACCCCGGTCGAGATGTACCGCGCCCTGTCCACACTGCCCACCGACGCCGAAGGAGCGTTGAAGGCTTTGCGCGCGGAGAACGCCATCACGGACCAGAGGGGCGCTACTCAGGCGGAGAACGACTACGAGGAGATCCGCAAACTGCTGAACGCCGAAGTCAAGCCCCCCGAGGGCCTGGCCGGCCTGTACCGGGCGCTGGGCACCCTGCCGGGCCTCTCCGTCGTCGACCACCTGGTCGAGGACGCGGTCGGGAGGAAGCTCGTCGGCCTGAGCACCGGCGGGGACTCCGGTACGCGGTGGCTGATGGACCCCGAGACGTACCAGGTCGTCGGTAGTCAGTGGATCCAGGACGGCAGAACGATTGGCGGCAGCGTAACCGTCGACACCGCCGTCGTGGACAAGCCGGGCGAACGCAACTGACACCCCTCGCGTCCGGGCGGCCCGTCCCACGGGGGTGGGCGGGCCGCCCGCACCGTATGTCCGTAAAGTGCCCGGCCGCTGAGACGCCCGTGCCGTGGGTTGGCCCGTACAGCCCCCGGACAGTTAGGTTGCCCTCATGACCGACACGACTGCTCCTCGTACCACCGGCGCCGTGGCCGCCGGCCTCGCCACGATCGCCGCCGACGGCACCGTTCTCGACACCTGGTTCCCCGCGCCCGAGCTGTCCGCCGAGCCGGGCCCCTCCGGCACCGAGCGGCTGACCGCCGAGCGGGCCGCGGAGATGCTGGGCGGTGGCGCGACCGCAGCGCTCGGTCAGGACTCGCGCCGGGGCGTCGAGGTCGTCGCGGTCCGCACGGTCATCTCCTCCCTCGACGAGAAGCCGATCGACACGCACGACGCCTACCTCCGCCTCCACCTGCTCTCCCACCGCCTGGTCAAGCCGCACGGCCAGAGCCTGGACGGCGTCTTCGGCCTCCTCGCCAACGTCGCCTGGACCTCGCTCGGCCCGGTCGCCGTCGACGACATCGAGAAGGTGCGGCTCAACGCCCGCGCCGAGGGCCTGCACCTCCAGGTCACGTCCATCGACAAGTTCCCGCGGATGACGGACTACGTGGCCCCCAAGGGCGTCCGGATCGCCGACGCCGACCGCGTCCGCCTCGGCGCGCACCTCGCCGAGGGCACCACGGTCATGCACGAGGGCTTCGTCAACTTCAACGCGGGCACCCTCGGCACGTCGATGGTCGAGGGCCGGATCTCCGCCGGTGTCGTCGTCGGCGACGGCTCGGACATCGGCGGCGGCGCCTCCACCATGGGCACGCTCTCCGGCGGCGGCAACGTCATCATCGCCATCGGCGAACGCTGCCTGATCGGCGCCGAGGCGGGCGTCGGCATCGCCCTCGGTGACGAGTGCGTCGTCGAGGCGGGCCTCTACGT is from Streptomyces sp. NBC_01314 and encodes:
- a CDS encoding CU044_5270 family protein, whose translation is MDELTEVRELRAGAPAPDRARLAPGRARLLDTARAGGRGRRVWARPRFVIVEVAAAVTVVAVTASLLVGGEENHGWTAPAALTEADLKGMGAAELLERAAGAVEGQPTVPEPRAKQWVYTKDTDEGEAAALDPKTLEEYGEWSYLGENWIRFDGVKRASQQRDPFGKRIKVNVNDADPEQGADRTPVEMYRALSTLPTDAEGALKALRAENAITDQRGATQAENDYEEIRKLLNAEVKPPEGLAGLYRALGTLPGLSVVDHLVEDAVGRKLVGLSTGGDSGTRWLMDPETYQVVGSQWIQDGRTIGGSVTVDTAVVDKPGERN
- the dapD gene encoding 2,3,4,5-tetrahydropyridine-2,6-dicarboxylate N-succinyltransferase, which produces MTDTTAPRTTGAVAAGLATIAADGTVLDTWFPAPELSAEPGPSGTERLTAERAAEMLGGGATAALGQDSRRGVEVVAVRTVISSLDEKPIDTHDAYLRLHLLSHRLVKPHGQSLDGVFGLLANVAWTSLGPVAVDDIEKVRLNARAEGLHLQVTSIDKFPRMTDYVAPKGVRIADADRVRLGAHLAEGTTVMHEGFVNFNAGTLGTSMVEGRISAGVVVGDGSDIGGGASTMGTLSGGGNVIIAIGERCLIGAEAGVGIALGDECVVEAGLYVTAGTRVTMPDGQVVKARDLSGASNILFRRNSVTGTVEARPNNAVWGGLNEILHSHN
- a CDS encoding AbfB domain-containing protein — translated: MPPTKPGPDPDQTPPNLPVLRSAKVWETGVAPNDTRIPGTRRLWLAGALALAVVSSCVTAITLQGSGPDDSSEKNGRTTAADDRVIPTVSLPPESPPATSAPDGKSGLSEPQGSDGDKDKDKDSGSKDSDSSDDKQQGGSKPTAEPSKTTSPTKRPSTSTSRQSVQAVNYSDRYWHLSGGAIRLDSVGSYSGSETREDSSFAVVSGLAKSSCYSFKMSDGRYVRHQNFRLRVGSNDGSELFRQDATFCPSQSPYSDAVMLQSVNYPDRFLRHKNYELVLDPYGYNTTGRQDFFFRLVKGLG
- a CDS encoding cysteine desulfurase; amino-acid sequence: MTQLPGLLDTEAIRKDFPILDRQVHDGKKLVYLDNAATSQKPRQVLDALNEYYECYNANVHRGVHVLAEEATALYEGARDKAAAFINAPSRNEVIFTKNASESLNLVANMLGWADEPYRVDAETEIVITEMEHHSNIVPWQLLSQRTGAKLKWFGLTDDGRLDLSNIEEVITEKTKIVSFVLVSNILGTVNPVEAIVRRAQEVGALVCIDASQAAPHMPLDVQALQADFVAFTGHKMCGPTGIGVLWGRQELLEDLPPFLGGGEMIETVSMHSSTYAPAPHKFEAGTPPIAQAVGLGAAIDYLNSIGMDKILAHEHAITEYAVKRLAEVPDLRIIGPPTAEDRGAAISFTLGDIHPHDVGQVLDEQGIAVRVGHHCARPVCLRYGIPATTRASFYLYSTPAEVDALVEGLEHVRNFFG
- a CDS encoding RNA polymerase sigma factor, with the translated sequence MSGPPPQAQAQGETQGEDDAEVVAQSLEQPELFARLYDRYAPDIHRYVARRLGDGMADDLTADTFLTAFRIRGRYDRTHANARPWLYGIAGNLIGKHRRTEVRALKALARTGHDPVAASWSQTWVEETDSRVAAQGPLAGALAALPAGDRHVLLLVAWADLGYQEVAQALDIPVGTVRSRLNRARRKVRTALGADPAFVGDAAEVV
- the sufC gene encoding Fe-S cluster assembly ATPase SufC, with amino-acid sequence MATLEIHDLHVTVEADNATKEILKGVDLTVKQGETHAIMGPNGSGKSTLAYSLAGHPKYTITSGTVTLDGEDVLEMSVDERARAGLFLAMQYPVEIPGVSVSNFLRTSATAIRGEAPKLRLWVKEVKEAMQRLNMDPAFAERNVNEGFSGGEKKRHEILQLELLRPKIAILDETDSGLDVDALRIVSEGVNRVRETGDVGTLLITHYTRILRYIKPDHVHVFANGRIAESGGPELADQLEAEGYDKYVKGGASA
- the sufU gene encoding Fe-S cluster assembly sulfur transfer protein SufU gives rise to the protein MKLDSMYQEVILDHYKHPHGRGLRDGDAEVHHVNPTCGDEITLRVKYDGTTVRDVSYEGQGCSISQASASVLNDLLVGKDLADARRIQETFLELMQSKGKIEPDDAMEEVLEDAVAFAGVSKYPARVKCALLSWMAWKDATAQALGADADVERKTA
- a CDS encoding TetR/AcrR family transcriptional regulator; the encoded protein is MARRYDPDRRQRIIAAAIRVVGDKGIAGLSHRTVAAEADVPLGSTTYHFKTLDDLMVAALRQANEGFAKTVAARDALRDPGTDLATELAALGGEWFAGDRTGLEVEYELYLAALRTPALRPVADEWGRAFADSLARRTDPVTARALVALIDGICLQVLLTGAPYDEEYAREVLARVIP
- a CDS encoding multidrug efflux SMR transporter, yielding MGYLLLAGAIAAEVAATTAMKYSEGFSKLWPSLVTGVGYLVSFVLLAQALKSMSIGTAYAIWSGVGTAAVAALGLVLFGEGLSVPKVAGIVLIIAGVVVLNLGGAH
- a CDS encoding metal-sulfur cluster assembly factor; the encoded protein is MSETLEMKPASEEEVREALYDVVDPELGIDVVNLGLIYGIHIDDANIATIDMTLTSAACPLTDVIEDQAKSATDGIVNELRINWVWMPPWGPDKITDDGREQLRALGFNV